One Bacteroidales bacterium DNA segment encodes these proteins:
- a CDS encoding DegT/DnrJ/EryC1/StrS family aminotransferase codes for MRPINMVDLKTQYHRMKDEIDGAIQDVLESTAFIKGPQVKAFSKNLAEYLNVQHVVPCGNGTDALQLALMALDLKPGDEVITPDFTFISTAEVIKLLGLEPVLVDVDRENFNISVDKLREAITDRTKAVIPVHLFGQCANMDEINRLARENDIVVIEDAAQSLGSEYYTNGSYQKAGTIGDIGCTSFFPSKNLGCYGDGGAVFTNDPEYADKISTIANHGSHKKYYHSRVGINSRLDTLQAAILDVKLRYLDQYNQARQKAAEFYNRELQTIEQLTLPSVTGKSKHIYHQYTLILEEGVNRDDFKEFLKSKGIPSMVYYPVPMHLQEAFNEGKYSEGDFPVSEELCRSVLSIPMHTELSEEQLNYITETIKQYFAS; via the coding sequence ATGAGACCAATCAACATGGTAGATCTGAAGACTCAGTATCATCGGATGAAAGATGAAATAGACGGAGCCATCCAGGATGTACTGGAATCTACTGCCTTTATTAAAGGCCCCCAGGTAAAAGCATTTTCCAAAAATTTGGCAGAATATCTCAATGTGCAGCATGTTGTTCCCTGTGGCAACGGCACCGATGCACTTCAGCTTGCTTTAATGGCTCTTGACCTGAAACCCGGAGATGAGGTGATCACTCCCGATTTTACGTTCATTTCCACGGCTGAGGTGATTAAATTGCTGGGCCTTGAACCGGTTCTGGTGGATGTTGACCGGGAAAATTTCAATATTTCGGTGGACAAACTACGCGAAGCCATTACCGACAGAACGAAAGCGGTCATTCCGGTTCACCTTTTCGGGCAATGCGCCAATATGGATGAGATCAACCGCCTGGCCCGGGAAAATGATATCGTAGTGATCGAGGATGCTGCGCAATCCCTGGGTTCCGAATATTATACTAACGGCAGCTACCAAAAAGCCGGTACGATAGGTGATATAGGATGTACTTCCTTCTTCCCCTCGAAAAATCTGGGTTGCTATGGTGATGGAGGTGCCGTTTTTACCAATGATCCTGAGTATGCGGATAAAATAAGCACCATTGCCAACCACGGTTCACATAAAAAGTATTACCATTCCAGGGTGGGTATCAATTCCAGATTGGACACCCTTCAGGCAGCCATTCTTGATGTCAAGCTCCGGTATTTGGATCAGTACAACCAGGCCAGGCAGAAGGCAGCCGAATTTTACAACAGGGAACTGCAGACAATAGAACAGCTAACCCTTCCATCTGTTACCGGTAAGTCTAAACACATTTATCATCAGTATACGCTGATTCTTGAAGAAGGTGTAAACCGGGATGATTTTAAAGAATTTTTAAAGTCAAAAGGGATACCATCTATGGTTTATTATCCCGTTCCCATGCATTTGCAGGAGGCATTCAACGAAGGAAAGTATTCCGAAGGGGATTTTCCTGTTTC
- a CDS encoding cell division protein ZapA: protein MAEDKLSIRINLADRYYPLKIEAKDEERIRRAAKLINEKILQYRQRYVDKDNQDFLAMAALQFVIKYLEIEEKADNQPIMEDLKELNEELEAYFRNRK from the coding sequence ATGGCAGAGGATAAATTATCCATAAGAATAAATCTTGCAGATAGGTATTATCCGCTGAAGATAGAAGCGAAGGATGAAGAGCGGATACGAAGGGCTGCAAAATTGATTAATGAGAAAATATTGCAATACAGACAACGTTATGTAGATAAAGACAACCAGGATTTTTTGGCAATGGCAGCTTTGCAGTTTGTTATTAAATACCTGGAGATTGAAGAGAAGGCGGATAATCAACCTATTATGGAAGATTTGAAGGAATTGAACGAGGAATTGGAAGCATACTTTAGGAATAGGAAATAA
- a CDS encoding M23 family metallopeptidase, with protein sequence MKTACSKIITRQCNKFFPWTLFLFQFVFIASAFTQTSDITNRFHPPLEIPLRVSGNFGELRSNHFHAGIDIKTQGVSGHKVFSIDDGYVSRIRVAANGYGKAIYIHHPEKEVTSVYGHLKAFNDQIASYIKDRQYKNQSFEIQLFPEKNQFPVKQGELIGYSGNSGSSDGPHLHFEIRKITNQHPINPLHYKFDIADNIAPEIFNLAVYPRNKHSIINGKNEKLILDAVSSENDQYKVAEENKLKLHGPVGFGIRTFDFLNGTPNWCGIHSLKLYIDSTLIYKHTMDEFSFSETRYINSFIDYESKIRNNSTLQKSFVQPHNNLSIYEFLRNDGYYNFDTDATHQVQYEVTDVYGNTSTLSFDVQGTDGSNANHQPRDKEQAYEKVMPYNKENQFNREGVKLHFPKNAFYDTVYFEYDKQKMKGENFHSDLHQIHNKYTAVHKNYTLSIKTGKLPAGLEDKAFIAYLEEDEYVYAGSEKVNGFISAQVRKLGEYIIMVDNDKPTITPFRSNNKKISYKIKDELSGIKHYNGFIDGEWALFEYDPKNDLLTYKIDKSRLSNAKTHKVELYISDEMDNIATFQDTFTVK encoded by the coding sequence ATGAAAACCGCATGCTCCAAAATCATAACAAGGCAATGTAACAAATTTTTTCCATGGACTCTGTTTCTGTTTCAATTTGTGTTTATTGCCTCTGCCTTTACCCAGACAAGCGACATCACAAACCGGTTCCATCCCCCTCTTGAAATTCCTTTAAGGGTTTCGGGCAACTTTGGGGAGCTCAGATCCAATCATTTCCATGCCGGAATTGATATCAAGACCCAGGGGGTTTCAGGCCATAAAGTATTTTCCATTGATGACGGATATGTTTCCAGAATCCGGGTAGCAGCGAACGGATATGGAAAAGCCATTTATATTCATCATCCTGAAAAAGAGGTAACCTCTGTTTATGGACACCTTAAAGCTTTCAACGACCAGATAGCTTCTTACATAAAAGACCGTCAATATAAAAATCAATCTTTTGAGATACAACTCTTTCCCGAAAAAAATCAATTCCCGGTTAAACAGGGTGAATTGATTGGCTATTCAGGAAACAGTGGTAGCTCCGATGGACCTCACCTCCACTTCGAAATCAGAAAAATAACCAACCAACACCCAATTAACCCATTGCATTATAAATTTGATATTGCGGACAATATAGCCCCCGAGATATTCAATCTGGCTGTTTATCCACGTAACAAACACAGCATCATCAACGGAAAAAATGAAAAGCTGATACTGGATGCAGTATCTTCAGAGAACGATCAATACAAGGTGGCGGAAGAAAACAAACTCAAACTGCACGGGCCTGTTGGATTTGGCATAAGAACCTTCGATTTTTTAAACGGAACTCCTAACTGGTGCGGGATCCACTCACTCAAACTCTATATTGACAGTACGCTGATATATAAACACACGATGGATGAATTTTCATTCTCAGAGACCCGCTATATTAACAGCTTTATTGATTATGAATCAAAAATAAGGAACAACAGTACACTGCAGAAATCTTTTGTTCAACCCCACAACAACTTAAGCATTTATGAATTTCTCAGGAACGATGGATATTACAACTTCGATACCGATGCCACCCATCAGGTGCAATATGAAGTAACGGATGTATATGGCAACACCTCCACCTTAAGTTTTGATGTTCAAGGAACTGACGGATCAAATGCCAATCATCAGCCCCGGGATAAGGAACAGGCATATGAAAAGGTCATGCCTTATAACAAGGAAAATCAATTCAATCGGGAGGGAGTTAAGCTGCATTTTCCGAAAAATGCCTTTTATGATACCGTGTATTTTGAATACGATAAACAGAAGATGAAAGGGGAAAATTTCCATTCCGATCTCCACCAAATCCATAACAAATACACTGCTGTGCATAAAAATTACACCTTATCCATTAAAACCGGAAAATTACCTGCAGGTCTTGAAGATAAAGCCTTCATTGCCTATCTTGAAGAGGATGAATACGTTTATGCAGGCAGTGAAAAAGTCAATGGCTTCATTTCAGCCCAGGTAAGAAAACTCGGAGAGTACATTATAATGGTGGATAACGATAAGCCCACTATAACGCCTTTTCGGTCAAACAATAAAAAGATCAGTTATAAAATAAAAGATGAACTTTCGGGCATCAAACACTATAATGGATTTATTGACGGAGAATGGGCCTTGTTCGAATACGATCCCAAAAACGATCTGTTAACTTATAAAATTGACAAAAGCAGGCTTTCCAATGCAAAAACGCATAAGGTCGAGCTATATATAAGCGATGAAATGGACAACATAGCCACATTTCAAGATACTTTCACCGTCAAATAA
- a CDS encoding TonB-dependent receptor: YLDQDKSTNGFESKYSLNYLNHDLGMYLSGGWQSWSVRLSSSYSHRAGKYLKYDFEKQAYTGEVEYQPAWVFDGKMSYTWDQWTFGLEVTNIFDNKHYDIGNVRTPGRWIKVHVGKHFDL; this comes from the coding sequence CCTACCTGGATCAGGATAAGAGCACCAACGGTTTTGAGTCTAAATACTCCCTCAATTACCTCAACCATGATCTGGGGATGTATCTTTCCGGTGGCTGGCAGAGCTGGTCGGTGCGCTTGTCTTCATCCTATTCCCACCGGGCCGGTAAATATTTGAAATACGATTTTGAAAAACAAGCGTACACAGGAGAAGTAGAATACCAGCCAGCCTGGGTTTTTGACGGAAAAATGAGCTATACCTGGGATCAATGGACTTTCGGTCTTGAGGTAACCAACATTTTTGACAACAAACATTATGATATTGGAAATGTAAGAACCCCGGGAAGATGGATTAAGGTTCATGTGGGAAAACATTTTGACCTGTAA
- the rny gene encoding ribonuclease Y, with product MITTQIFGTISHLTLYIIIGVVAFVAGGFLSYFLWQKALKKKRDEIIDDAKSEAEVIKKDKILQAKEKFLQLKSEHEKEINERNNKVQAAENRVKQKENSLSRKMEETERKRKELDAIRDNLQNQMDVVEKKNEELDKLRKQHIEQLETISGLSADEAKNQLMESLRAEAKTEAMSTMNEIVEEAKMNANKEAKRIIVQTIQRVAAETTIENAITVFNIDNDEIKGRIIGREGRNIRALEAATGVEIIVDDTPEAITLSAFDPIRREIARLSLHQLVTDGRIHPARIEEIVKKTEKQIEQEINEVGKKAAIDLGIHGLHPELIRLVGKMKYRSSYGQNLLQHSREVANLCSIMASELNLNPKAAKRAGILHDIGKVPDDEPELPHALLGMKLAEKYKEKPEVANAIGSHHEETEMNSLIAPVVQVCDAISGARPGARREAVESYIQRLRDLEELALSFDGVTKTYAIQAGRELRVIVGSDQVNDSQADKLSYEISKHIENQLTYPGQVKVTLIREKRAVNYAK from the coding sequence ATGATAACAACACAAATATTCGGAACCATCTCTCATCTGACTCTGTATATTATCATCGGAGTTGTTGCTTTTGTTGCGGGAGGATTCCTTTCCTACTTTCTGTGGCAAAAGGCATTAAAGAAAAAGAGAGACGAAATAATAGACGATGCCAAAAGCGAGGCAGAAGTTATAAAGAAAGATAAGATTCTCCAGGCTAAGGAAAAATTTCTGCAGTTGAAATCGGAACATGAGAAAGAGATTAATGAGCGAAACAATAAGGTACAGGCCGCAGAAAACCGTGTGAAGCAGAAAGAGAACAGCTTATCACGGAAGATGGAAGAAACGGAAAGGAAGCGTAAAGAGCTGGATGCCATCCGTGATAATTTACAGAATCAGATGGATGTGGTAGAAAAGAAAAATGAAGAGCTGGACAAGCTTCGTAAACAGCATATTGAGCAGCTTGAGACTATATCCGGTTTATCCGCTGATGAAGCAAAAAATCAGCTTATGGAATCGCTTAGAGCAGAAGCAAAAACAGAAGCGATGTCCACGATGAATGAAATTGTGGAAGAAGCGAAGATGAATGCCAATAAAGAAGCCAAACGCATCATTGTTCAGACCATTCAGAGGGTAGCTGCTGAAACCACTATCGAAAATGCCATTACGGTATTTAATATTGACAATGATGAGATTAAAGGAAGAATCATTGGAAGAGAAGGAAGAAACATCCGGGCTCTTGAAGCCGCAACAGGTGTAGAAATCATTGTTGACGATACTCCTGAAGCCATAACCCTTAGTGCATTTGACCCCATCAGGAGAGAAATAGCACGCCTTTCTCTGCATCAACTTGTAACGGATGGCAGAATACATCCTGCAAGGATTGAAGAGATCGTTAAGAAAACTGAAAAGCAAATTGAGCAGGAAATTAATGAAGTGGGCAAGAAAGCGGCCATTGACCTTGGAATACATGGTTTACATCCCGAATTGATCCGCCTTGTCGGAAAAATGAAGTACCGGTCGTCGTATGGCCAGAATTTGCTTCAGCATTCCCGGGAAGTAGCCAATTTATGCTCTATCATGGCATCTGAGCTGAATCTGAATCCCAAAGCAGCTAAAAGAGCAGGAATACTGCATGATATAGGGAAAGTGCCGGATGATGAACCGGAGTTGCCACACGCCTTGCTGGGAATGAAACTGGCTGAAAAATATAAGGAAAAGCCTGAGGTAGCCAACGCCATAGGTTCTCACCATGAGGAAACCGAGATGAACAGTTTGATTGCCCCTGTGGTTCAGGTTTGTGATGCCATTTCCGGAGCCCGGCCAGGTGCACGACGTGAAGCTGTAGAATCTTATATCCAAAGGCTTCGGGATCTGGAAGAACTGGCATTGTCATTCGATGGGGTCACAAAAACCTATGCCATTCAGGCCGGCCGTGAACTGCGCGTAATTGTTGGCAGTGATCAGGTGAATGACAGCCAGGCTGATAAATTGTCCTATGAGATTTCTAAGCATATTGAAAATCAGCTTACTTATCCTGGCCAGGTAAAAGTTACCTTGATTCGGGAAAAACGAGCTGTTAATTATGCTAAGTAA